Proteins encoded by one window of Sorex araneus isolate mSorAra2 chromosome 3, mSorAra2.pri, whole genome shotgun sequence:
- the LOC129403608 gene encoding olfactory receptor 4F3/4F16/4F29-like, with protein MDGTNYSVVTEFVFLGLTNSWEIQLLIFVFSSMIYVGSMMGNSLIMITVIFDSHLHSPMYFLLANLSFIDLGVSSVTSPRMIYDLFRKRKVISFSGCITQIFFIHVIGSVEMVLLIAMAFDRYVAICKPLYYLTIMSPKVCIFFVVSAWIIGFIHSLIQLVFVINLPFCGPNVLDSFYCDLPRFIKLACRDTHQLEFMVTANSGFISVGSFIVLIISYIIIILTVQKHSSTGSSKALSTLSAHITVVVLFFGPLIFFYAWPSPSIHLDKYLAIFDAVLTPFLNPLIYTFRNQEMKVAMKRVCRQLINYRKIS; from the coding sequence ATGGATGGAACAAATTACTCTGTGGTGACAGAATTTGTATTCCTGGGACTCACCAATTCCTGGGAGATCCAGCTTCTTATCTTCGTGTTCTCATCCATGATTTATGTGGGAAGCATGATGGGAAACTCACTTATTATGATCACTGTGATTTTTGACTCTCATTTACACTCTCCCATGTACTTCCTGTTAGCCAACCTCTCATTCATCGACCTGGGTGTTTCTTCTGTCACTTCTCCTAGGATGATTTATGACCTTTTCAGAAAGCGAAAAGTCATCTCCTTCAGTGGCTGCATTACTCAAATATTCTTCATCCATGTCATTGGTAGTGTGGAAATGGTGCTACTCATTGCCATGGCTTTTGACAGATATGTTGCCATATGTAAACCTCTCTACTATCTGACCATCATGAGCCCAAAAGTGTGCATCTTCTTTGTAGTGAGTGCCTGGATAATTGGCTTTATCCACTCCTTGATTCAATTGGTCTTTGTGATAAACTTACCCTTCTGTGGTCCTAATGTGTTGGACAGCTTTTACTGTGACCTTCCTCGGTTCATCAAACTTGCCTGCAGAGACACCCACCAGCTAGAGTTCATGGTCACAGCCAACAGTGGATTCATTTCTGTGGGCTCCTTCATTGTACTAATCATTTCCTATATCATCATTATTCTCACTGTTCAGAAACATTCTTCAACTGGGTCATCCAAGGCTCTGTCCACACTCTCAGCTCACATCACAGTGGTAGTCTTGTTCTTTGgtcccctgatttttttttatgcatGGCCATCTCCTTCCATTCATCTAGATAAGTATCTGGCCATCTTTGATGCAGTTCTCACTCCTTTTCTAAATCCACTCATTTACACATTCAGGAATCAAGAAATGAAGGTGGCAATGAAAAGAGTATGTAGACAGCTAATAAACTATAGGAAGATATCTTAA